The sequence TTTGGCCGATCTGCATAAATTTcacagaacaaaagaaagagatACTAGTTATAGCGTGAACATAGGACTCCGTAATATTTTCTATGGACCAAAaaactaattgattaattaagaaaataaatgactgattgaaagattataaaaacaattcaatattCTAAAATCCTGTAACTACATAAATCACTATTTCCTTCAATATCAACACTACAAAAGGTTCAATATGTACAGATATTGACATTAAGATACATTTACAtgtagtatataatatataacataatatgtgatgtaattattaatataaatgcATACATGTCAAAAATGGTCAATATCAAAAAAAGCTGCTGAAATTATATGGCGCTGTTGACCATATTGTCCAGCCCTAGTGTAGCATTTATTAGCTTTGTATCAATTTTTCTATTTGAGCCACAACACTAAAGATTTTCTGCAGATTAGACAGTCCATGAATTCTGACCTGCAGAGAAGATGTTGATAGCAATAAGCAGAGCATATTCGGCCTCGTCCAACTGTAGGTCATTCATTCCTTTTGAAAACTCAAAGATGGGGTTAATGAACTCAAACTGAAGccctgagagagaaagagagagtaaaagaaaaacattaatacaGGAGGAAATGTAGTTGTGGCATGAATATAcctaaaaatgttttagtttatcAAATACATATCAAATGTTCATTTGTTATCACATCAAGATACAGCAGTCTAATTTACACAGGTTGTGTTTAAAGGTAGCTTTTAAAGTTCCAGTTTTTCCAACAGTATTTGTGTTGTCATGGGTGATTAAAGATAATTATCAGTATTATGTATGAATTGCTGTATTAGAAGAAATTGTATTTTCACCTTTTAGCACCTGCCAAGAGACTAGACTTAAATCAGCCACGTCTGACAgctctggcatatttacatgtgtattgtattgtttgttcATTAATATGCTCTGtcccttttaaataaacatgaaataaacaaaattaaaacaaataaatgagcaCATGCACCTGCTTTGGCAAAATCCTCCTTATTGTAGCTGAAATCCTTCAGGAATGTAATGCTATCAATCGCAGGGTTGTACCGCCGAGATGTCTCAAGCAGCATGatctgacagagacacacataagTGAATGGATTATGAATACATGCGTACAGAATAatagacaaagacaaactggcaTATAGGTACTGTATATGCAAAGACGTCAAAACATGAAGCAGGTAGCAACAGTTTTGACCGCAATGCTAAGGAGTAAAAATGTCTATTAgacttttgaatttaaatgaaattacaaAGAATCGACACACATATTGTGTAAATATATTCTTCCAATATCATGAAAAGGAAATACAAAAGATAAGTTGATGCTACTCTAACTGGAATACAAATAATTCAGCAAATGGAATATATTTTACAATTTTCTGTTACATgtgcaaagaaaacaatgttaaGGTCACGTTAAGGTTGTGTACAAAGTCACTCTAAGCTGTACAACTTTACTTATCACTTGTATGAAACTGGGCCAACAATgggtgtgtgtttcagagatgAACAAGTTGGATTGGAGCATCTCcataaatcacaacaaaccTCAATAGTCGACGTCTTGAGTAGAGCAATCTGATCCTCCCTTGTGAGCTCCAGGAAACCGGGAAGCTGCTTAGCAAAATCCACAATCTCCTGGACTGACATGATTGCTAACTCAGTGAAGTGAGCGAATCGCTGTTGACGCACTTCTCGGTTCTGCAAGTCCTGACTTTGTGGCCAAGGCTGTAAGATGCATACACAAAACAGCACATCAAGCACATTAATGAATACGTAAACAAGTCATACCAGGGAAAGTATGACTTCTAAAACTGCAAAAGCAGCAACCACTGTATATTTTAGATTAAAtccaaattcaattcaaagggGTTTTCAGCAAAACAGATGTCCTGACTCTGTGTGCCCACCCACATCGACAGTTGCACAGAAACTAAACTAGACTTCTAtagcagctttgtttttttttgtaaaactgcCATATTATGGCTGCATGCCAACAACCCAAATGCATCCTCGCTTATGTATTCCTTAAGTAAAGCTAATTTTCAGTAATATTATATTGCCACTACAAACTGCACACCAGTTTGACGGTATTCTTGAGTATGCTCATAGTAGTCTATGAAGTCTGCTGAATTCAGTGATACACATGTAGTagagtaaacaaaaacattggtCAATATTTGGTTAACATTGCGGGACAGCTtgaacaaccaaacaaacaaatctattCTGTGAGACGTTCACTTACAGTAACTTTTGGTCGGTCAAGGAAAGACCTCTTGTTGCATTGCTTCTGCATGGCCACAAGCTTCTCTATCATCTCCTGTTGCTGAGGATCGAGTGAGGCCATATTCTGTGGAGGTGTGGGGGTGACGACTGTGGACGTGCGGGCTGTCTCCTCCTCATGctgcttcttcatcttctttacTCTGATTTGTTCCTCAGAGAGGACACCTGTAGGTCAAAGAAGATGTACATCTAGATTGAAGCTCCATTCTCATGATCTCTACATGCAGTGAAATCTGAATTTTCTGCATCGGGTTAGGGTTGGTAACTCACACTGCTCCAACATGCCGGCCTCGCGACACTTGCGTAGGCGGCACTGCTGGCACTTGCGACGCATATACATGTCCATTTCACAGCGCCCATTGTTCTTGCAGGAGTACTGAGCACTTTTGATGACGCTGCGTCGAAAGAAGCCCTTGCAGCCTTCACAGCTCAACACGTTGTAATGAAAACCAGAGGCCTTGTCACCACATACACTGCACACCTCATTGCCCAGCATCTTGGGTGCAGGACCCTTCTTTCGCTTTACTGGCTGTCCATCtatacacacagaaaatgaagtAATAAAGTTAAGGCATAATTTGAGGCAGCAACATTATTCAGCCTGCACTTCTACAGTATATTACTCAAATCTAGAAATGCAACAGGTATACTGATTCTTCTCTGCACAAATATATGATGGTGTTAGCACATGGACTAATGGGTAGCACTGCATTTGTTTGTAGATATAAATGTTACTGTAAAGAATATCTGAAAATACCATTCTGCAGTCTGGAACAGTGTTGTTGTAGTGCAATCACCATTTCACCTAATCCTTATCAAATCTAGACTAAATATTGTTATACTATTTAAGTATTGTGGTCTAATTTTCACCATTCCTGCTCTCATTGAATCAGAAGAGTGATGTGCTGTTTTCAATGATGATTAATTGCAACAACTAAAAGGTAACAGAGGACTAGTTTTTCATATTCGTAATGAGACATTCCTAAACGTGTGCTATGTAAGTCACTTATTATGTGCTTGGTTTAATTCAGTTTCATAAGAAGAAAACTACCATTCagtctttaataaaaaaaaaaaagatacaactCAGCACTTGAAAGTCAATATTGTGTAACAAAGCTATTTAAAACAAGTACTTGACTCTCACCTATGCTGGCGGATGTGTCACCTGCAGCAGGATCCAGCTTGATGTCACTCGGCTCTACCGGCAGAGGGCTGCTCATTTCAGTCAGTGGAGGCCCGTTGTGAGGAGGGACGTGGAAGTCATTGGGGTGGGGGAGGTCAGCCAGCGACAGCACACCATCAGGCTTCACTGTGGAGCTCCCACTGCTCTCCTCAACCATGCagtccagctgcagctcagaggTCCCTTCAAACACCTTAGTCTCATCTGATAGATGAGAGACAAACGTCACACTACAAGTCTGTATCAGTTTTGGCCATTGTCCAAAACCAACTCCTGACGTATGTTAGTCAAAAGATTGCACACAACAGATATGTGCATACAAGTTATGGAATAAATACTATTTAGTGTTTCTCCTACATTTGCCAATGCTGCTGGATTATGAGCATCCCGCTAAGATTTCACACAATCATTAATCACAATGGCTTCACTGCTTCTGTGTTTTGGGGTGGAGTGGAACTTTTGTtcagtttggtgtgtgtgtctatctgtcCTGTATCTCCTCTGCCTGGCTCAGACTTGATTTAAAAGTACATGAAAATGTAAACTTAAAAAGACTCAATACATTCTGTAGCACTGCACTTATAACATAGTTACACTTAAAGCAAAGCTACACTACGTAACAAAAATTAATTTCTattcataatattaaaaattaaattacataaacaaaatatacaattatCCACACATCATGTCCTTTAAGTTTTAATTTAGTgccttttattttccctgtgaaTTTATAATTCCACTTGATCTCagaatttaatgtttatttattaaacaagaaacaaattcattaaaaacattataaaagacaaaataacagaTAAAACAATGCAAGGAACAGAATCTACCCACTcactaaaatatacagtaaatagcACGTTGAGACTGAGTCACATTTAGAGAATTAGACTTTGGGACTAATACGTAAAAGAGGCTCTTCTTACCATGACCAACATCTGGGATATCAGTCACAGACAGCGTGGACATCTTCTGCACAGCAGCTTGTCATTACGAAATCAACCTGTAcctgtgaaaaataataaaaaaaaaacataacaagtCAAATTAAGCCTACCACACTTCTTCAATCAACAGTAAAGACATTGCAACCAGTGATCCAAATGTGAGTGTAGGTAAATAACAGCAAATTCAGAGCAGTTACTATTTTCTTACACGGCAGATTGCAGTTCTTTTTTAACTTAAAGTCGAGGAATTACCACAGAACTTGCCTTCTGTGGGTGCAGAAAAACCAACCGACCATAAAAGCAGAACTGAAAGATTGTCATGTGCATTTCAGGGAAATGATTCAGCAGACACCCAATACACGAATATTGGCTATTCTTGGCATTCCTAAAAGACAGGGAATCTGTTTATGTAGTGTAGACATTTGTGTAATGTCTTGAGCAAATTAGCCTCTAGTGATTTAAACTACAATTGTACTCATGTGatcttttattaaatgtaaagtcTGTATTGTGGGGTTAGTTTCTCTATATTTAATATGTACTATTGTGGGACTGATACATATTCTGACTATCAAGTGTGCATCTTCTTTAAAATCAGCTCAATACCATTTGTCTGAATGTCTTTCTCGCTGACTTTTAAGTGGTCTAATgcaaccagatatttaaagGATCAACGACGTGATATTTAATTTACACAGTAAAGCaaagtttttaaaatattacaaagacTGTAAGTACAATGAACAAAAACCTTTCAAAGGAATACATCTGTTGCAGAAATAAGGTCATATAGTAAAGAATAACTAAAACCCTTCTGTCATCTCACATCATATTGTCCaaaattattttgttgtcaCAGAACCCAGagaaaggttttatttgtgACATCTAATTTTATTGCACCTCCAAACCTGAACAAAGCATACTTTCTATTAATTTGTTGTTAATTGGTAACACAAAACAGGAAAGCACGCCGTGAATATCATCagcatttaaaaagaataaatgagctttaaaatagttttatcTGAATAGCTGTAATGTGAACAATGATCCACAGCTATGCAATAGAAATACAATTCAATTTTCAAATTGAATACCTTGTTTATCTTGCAAGGTAGAGGAGTGTCTTGAAACTGACCAGTCTAGGCAGAGGTTTGTGTTCTGAGTGCTTTCActaatgtatgtttgtttttgaaagccAAAAAGAGGGCTGGAAAGATTATGAATCTGTTAATTCATAACATGAAAATGTTAATAATCATTTACTGAATTAATTGTTAataattttgataattgatcTGTGTGAGTGGTTCCCTGATTTCCACTTCTTTAACGTGAATTTGTTCTAATTATTTGTCCCCTATGACTAATATTGTACTTTTTAAGTACAAAAATACAGGTCATAATTCAGCTAACACTATAATACGGTGAtctatttcttttgttttttataagcAACAAAGACAGTTAAAGACTCAACATATGCCTGTTTTAAATGAGATACATAGATTACTTTAatcagtgtttaaaaagaaatcaacagtaacaataataataacaataataataatagttaagaCCATGTTCACTTGCATGGCTATGTGCTGTATTTAGCCGCATAGCAAAGCATGCCTATGACTTAtaatgtttgtgtctttaaaataTCTATGTCAGCTTTAAACTGTAAAAgagttcaaattcaaaaaggATTTTCTATAAAAGCCTATATcttgcaaataaaacaaattcaaaaacagTATTTCTCTAATAACATCAGTGAATCCTTAAATAAAACTACAAGGATCACATTGTGATTTAAAGCTCCATTTAGCTAAAATGAATCTGCCTCAGTGACTTTGACAAGCACAGTGTTGGACTGACCTTACCTCTGAAGTGGATGTCTTATTTATCGCCCATCCATCTTGGCATGTGAATCCACAACCTCTGTCAATGTACCCGTGCTGACAGATCACTTGATTACCTGTAGAGCCTTGATGCCAAAACCACTGTGACTGACTAGGTGGAAGTTTAATGACTTGATATCATGAAGAGAGCGAGACAAGTTGATTTCTACAATGCCCTATGGgagacaggaggaaaaaaaacacgaggggggtggggggaggaaagaggaaacatAAAAGGTTACTATTGGTCATTTGCCTAGCTTCTTACTCCCCACAGGGCTGCAGTGCTCTAGCCTTTCACTGTGAGAATTAAAGCAGCCGATCCTACTAAAAACAGCCTCAAACCAGACAGACCCACATGGACAACCCCTTATTTTCTCATTCAACTAAAAAGGCAGACTTTAACCTTATATTCACATTATGAGGAACTACAAATCAATGTTGAATGTCATGTCAGAACTGAAGAACACAATGTGCAATCTACATTTGGATCTGAAGCTATACTACAGTCTGTTTTATAGACAACTTATATCTACTAACCActtatatatgcatgtataatTTTGTAAAGAGAATGCACATTCTTTGGTTACTTAACATTTCTACTCTTCCTATGACATTATATCATCCCTACCCTGAACTCTCTACTCAAGTCCAATGTCCCTTACGTCTTATCAGTCAGTTACCTTTGTCCATGTGCATGTTGTCATAGATGACTGGAAATGAAGCACcaataaaaagtaattaaacccagaataaaaaaaaacctttttgaaaaCCTAATGGTATAACTAACTACAGGAAAAAAGTAAGATAATTTTCTAGCCCCCATTAACATAAATCCAAACCACTTAAAGCGGTCCTATAGCTTATAAGTACTCACAAGCCAATGTAAACTTTATCATTTAGCCAAAAAGACATGGCGAGTTTGTATCAAACACATCATCAACTCAAACATCccattttgattatttaaaaaggacatgagatggaaaataaagaaagaaagaaagaaagaaagaaagaaagaaagaaagaaagaaagaaagaaagaaagaaaggatatGACAGACTGGTTTCTAACTCCAGATGATGCCTGTATCGCAATATCATTGATGCAAGGATTTGGTTTCCGATTTAATGAGAAAAATATATTCTAAAAAAGGCCGAAAAGGAAATGCAGCAATGTGACTATCAGTCTGAGACCATGGGTTGGGTGATTTCAGAACTTTTATGCTTACTGAGTAAACCTGTCAGCATTACTGTTGGTGGGAAATTTCACTTTCTCAGACTCTCAGGGTACAGATGGATGAAACCCTCCATGCTGAAGCAAACAGggacaaacacactcagcaaCAAGTTGGCGGAAAGCAAGGAGTCAGTGCTTACTgcctttaaaattaaatgttccCATAGATAATCGTGACACTAGTGGAAGAAGAAGTAGTAGTACATGCAGTACTTCTGCAGACCCACCCAGTGTTTTCACTTCTCCTGTCTGGGGACCTCTGCTCAGAGGGGTGTAGTCATGCAAGGTTAATAAAATATGATAGGGATAAAGGTTATCCAACAACTGACAACAGTCTGTGCGCATCAATACAGAGGACTAATTGggcacaaatacaagaaaacacaagaaaacacctGTGGGGTTGGACCtggtaattaaaaacaataactacAAAAGTAGGGACCAAGACAAAGATGCAACGACACTCTATCATACTTGTGAGTTGGCTAGCTGATTAGTTGTCAACTAATAAACAGTGTAATTACGCAACTGTGGTAACTTTGTTGGCACTCAAGAAGAGCAAATGGTGACTATAAACCCTCGTGACAACTGCAGATAGTGACAGCATTGAAGCTGTCACTATCTTATGATGGTTAAATATCGTGGTTGTTCTGGCCACAGACTCGTTACTTATTTTAGCCAAGTTAGTTTGTTAACAAGTGCTGCAAGTTAGCAGGTGGACTAACACACTGCTAGCAACAACTTCGTCGTCAAAGACAGATATTGTTTACCCCGCGTTAACAATATTTGATTGTGCCAGTCACTGCTGGTGAGGATCATTAGAACAAGGTGTCTGAGAGAGGTCAAGTAAGATTAGATTCATGACAGACTCGAAACAAGGCCGGAATTGTTAACGTTAGCTTAACGCAGCCGCACTCGAAAGGAACTCCCTTTTATCAAGTTCGGATTCGCTAGTTTAGCTAAAATACTACACTTATTAATGGAGCAGGCAAAAATGGTTGACTTGCCGGTGACTTCAAGAGTTTCAAAGTTATTCTTAGCGGGGTCAAGATACTCCGTCCGATCTTGGTACGTTGTTGACAGCAGCTTTGACAACCGAGGCTAGCGCGTTAGCTCGCTAAGCTAGTCAGCTTACTCCAGTGTCATGTGATCCGGCGGCTCAGGCGGCGACAGCAGCAGGAAGCGGGTGTGTGGGTGATGGTGGTATTCATGGTGAGGGGTGGACATTTCTACTTCTTCTTTGGTTAATTTTATCGGCGCTTGACAACCATATTTAAATGTGCACTGCCGCCATCTTCTGGAAATacttaatgatttaaaaaaaaaaaaagacaatactCTTAACTAAATGAAgatataaacatgaaaaacagcactgattgtatatgtatgtaatagtgagcttttcttttttgagccATGAAcacctttctctttttttgctaTTCTGGGGCTGTGTGgtcatttatgttttcatttgtttcatgtaAAATAAGAACACTGCTTTgtccatttccttttttaaaaactaacaTCCAATTTCTTTCAGTTAATATTGATCCCACTTAAAAGTCCAGAATAATTTACATCAATACATTTGTATATTAAGTGCATTTTTTCCCTGCATCAGTATTACAGAGTACACAAATATAATTTACATATGTGTTTAAGAAAGTGTTTTGTTAGGAAAGTTTAttatacaattttaaaattcactttacatttattataaagcaaatatttgttaaa is a genomic window of Solea senegalensis isolate Sse05_10M linkage group LG7, IFAPA_SoseM_1, whole genome shotgun sequence containing:
- the nr1h3 gene encoding oxysterols receptor LXR-alpha, which codes for MSTLSVTDIPDVGHDETKVFEGTSELQLDCMVEESSGSSTVKPDGVLSLADLPHPNDFHVPPHNGPPLTEMSSPLPVEPSDIKLDPAAGDTSASIDGQPVKRKKGPAPKMLGNEVCSVCGDKASGFHYNVLSCEGCKGFFRRSVIKSAQYSCKNNGRCEMDMYMRRKCQQCRLRKCREAGMLEQCVLSEEQIRVKKMKKQHEEETARTSTVVTPTPPQNMASLDPQQQEMIEKLVAMQKQCNKRSFLDRPKVTPWPQSQDLQNREVRQQRFAHFTELAIMSVQEIVDFAKQLPGFLELTREDQIALLKTSTIEIMLLETSRRYNPAIDSITFLKDFSYNKEDFAKAGLQFEFINPIFEFSKGMNDLQLDEAEYALLIAINIFSADRPNVQDHDLVERLQQPYVDALRSYIMIKRPHDHLMFPRMLMKLVSLRTLSSVHSEQVFALRLQDKKLPPLLSEIWDVNE